The Chloroflexota bacterium sequence GCCTGTTGCAAACGATCTTTTGCGGCACGTTTTTGCATTTGATCGCGCAATGTTTGGATATCACCATCGATAAAGAATAGCGCGCCCAGATAGAACAGGAAGCACAGAAGCCAGGCTGTGATGCATATCGATAGGATCGCCGTTTGCAGGTTGGTAGCATCGGCGATAATGCCTGCCAGTAGTGGAGCAAACGCTGCGCCGCCGTTTTCGATGAAATATTCCACGGCCTGGGCGGTGCTGCGCACTTCAGGAACGGTGACATCGTACACTGTCGAGATTACATTGGGCGAGGAAAGCGGCATGAAAATCGCCGTCAACAGCATTAAGACCAGGAAGGTGTTGCGGGCATCAATCGGGGTTTGGATCGCAAGGAACAGGAACAACGCCCCTAGCAGCACACCCGCACTGGAGACCAGAATCCGCCCCTTTCGAGTGCGTTTGAAGGCCGCATCCCCTGCCGCCCCGCCGACGAAGTAGCCCGCTGCCAGCACCAAAATCACCGGCGCCATCGTGAACAGGATCGCGTCCCCATCGTAACCACGCTCTTTTTCGAGGTAGTCAAAAAAGAAATAAGTAATCACATTCCAGGGGAAAACCCCGGCGAAGCCTTGTAAGAAGACAAACCACATGGTGCGTTTCTTGAACACTTCTTTGGCCTCCGCCCACGAGAAGCGGAATTGGGTCATTTCTTCTATATCGGCAAATTCAGGTTCGGCTTTGCCGCGTGGCATTTCTTTTACGAAGAAAAAGATTAATATTGCCAGCAGCAGCCCCAGTCCGCCAGTGATATAAAAAACATTGCGCCATCCCAGGCCGGGGGCCACCATCAGAGCCAGTACCATGCCAATCAGGTAGCCAATCGGTTGCGCCAGTTGCAGCACTCCGTAGACTTTGCCGCGCATGTTGGGGCCGAAATAATCCGCAATCAGGGTATAAATCCCCGGGTACGATGAATCGTCCACGCCAGTGGATGCGCGCGTTGCCACAAATACTGGGAATGTTCGGGCGATGGCGCTCAGCCAGGTAGTTGCTCCCCAAATGAAAGATGCTAGCGCCAGTAGTTTAGCGCGGGCGAAGCGGTCGTAAAGGTAGCCCCAAATCGGGTATAGAATTGTGCCTACGACCAATGCTCCAGTGATAATCATGCCAAACTGCGTGTTGTTGATCTTGAACTCAGCGCTAATCTGCGATTTCAGCGGCCCGATCAGCAGTTTATCGGTTTGGTGCAGCAGCATGAAGAAGAAGAAAATGACAACAACGAACCAGCGATAGGATTTTTTAGTTTTCATTGCGATCCTTTATTCAGTTTTCCTAAATACCCCACAGCTTGCTGCGGGGATATGAATTTTAGGGTTTTGCTTCTTTGTTGGCGACGAATTCACAGATTTTTAGATAATGCGATCTTTGCGGAAATAGCAACATCATAACATAATATTAAGACTGTATTGTTGAGAATCAGCCGGATTTGACAGATTTTTTTGCAATTAGCGGGTTTCAACAGGGAGCGAAAAATAGAAAGTTGCTCCCTGGCCCAATTCGCTTTCGGCCCACACGCGCCCCCCGTGACGATGAATTACGCGCCGGACGGTCGCCAGTCCAATGCCGGTTCCATCAAATTCATCGCGTTGGTGCAGCCGTTGGAATACGCCAAACAACTTGTCGGCATATTGCGGGTCAAAGCCAACACCATTATCGCGGATGTAAAAGTGATAGAACTCCCCTGTTTCGTCCATATCTTTGCTGATTTCAATGTGTGTATTTTCAGCCAATCCAGTGTATTTCACAGCATTGGCGATCAGATTGCTCCACACCACGCGCATTAGCGCCGGGTCGGCCTGAACTATCGGCATGGAGGCGATTTGCCAATCAATCACGCGATCCTCGTCTGTGATTTCAATCTCTTCAACCAGTTTTTCGATCAAAGAGCTAAAATCTACCGCGCGCAATTCCATCTCGGCGCGCGAAGTGCGCGAAAATTTGAGCAGATCATCAATCAGCTGGCTCATGCGGTCACTGGATGCGGCAATATTATTGAGAAAGCGCAACGATGTTTTATCCATATCTTCATGATCGCGATCGAGCAATAATTGGGTAAACGCGTTGATATGGCGCAGCGGAGCGCGCAAGTCGTGTGATACAGAATAGGAAAAGGATTCCAGTTCCTGATTGGCTTCCTGAAGTTGCAGGGTAGTTATTTCCAGAATCCGATTGGAAGTTTGCACGTCTTCGAGCAAATTGCTCATTGCGCTGTTGAGTTGTTCAACTTCTGTGACGCGCAATTCTAATTCGGCTGTGCGTTGCGTCACACGTTGTTCAAGCTCGTTGGTCAGATTCTGATAATCTTGCAATAAGCGCGTGTTTTCAATCGCGGCGGCGGCATGAGTACATAAACTTTGTGCCAATTGAATCTCGTCCTGGGTATATTCGCGGAAGGTAGTTTCTTCGTAAACTTCTATTAACCCTGAGATGCGCTGGCCGGTAATCAGCGGCAACATTAACATTGAGGTGATTTCATCTTTTTGCATATAAATGCGTTCACCGGGGTCCAGCATGGGATCATTTAAACTCAGACTGGACGGCTGGCCGGTTTCAAGCACTTGTCGCGTGGCTGGATAATCTTTCAGGTTGTATCTGGTTCCTTTTTTTTCTGTGAGTTCCGGGAACTCCCGGCTGTAATCGAGCAGCGTTTCAATATAATCTTGTTCTGGATACCACAAAGAGATTGAGCAACCGCTGGGCGAAAGTGCGTTGCTAAGAATGGATGCAATTTGCTGGAGTACATCATCGAGGGTGAGCGCTGAGCCAATCACCTGGCTGGCCTGATATAAGATAGATAGCTCGGAATTGCGTTGGCTGAGCGCCTTTGCGCTTTCCTGGGCATGGGCAAAGGACTTCGCCCTGGCGATTGCCAGCGCAATTTGGGCGGCCACTTGTTCGCCGCGGGTGATTTCTTCATCGGTGAAGATATGGCCGATTTCAAAACCAATGATTGCTGCCCCCAGTTTTTGTTCATTTACAATCAGCGGCAGCCCCATCGCTGCACGTGGTGGAAATTGCGCCGCGATGGCCGGATCAACATAGGACGAATTGCGTGTATCTTCGGCGATCAGCGTATTCTCTGCTTGCAACACTGCGGCAGTCATGGTTTGCTGCCCTTTGATCGCTTTCATGCTCGGATTGGTTTCCCTCATTTTTTGGTAGGCTGCTACGGGTTGAGTCGTTTGCGTTTCTTCATCCCACAGCGCAAGATAGCAGCCATCCGCGCCAAAAAGCTCTCCCAGATGAAAGGCCAGCGCCTGTAGCATATCGTTAAAATTACTCACTCCGGCGGCAATGATGGCGATATTATTAAGTTGTCGTAGATAATTGGATTGCGAAATTAGCGATTGCTCTTTTTCTACATGAGCGCTAATGTCAACCGCCATAATCTGGACGGCTTGTTCATCATCAAGGTGTTGGACTTCCTGCGTGATTTCAACCGGAATGACGTTGCCATCCAGGCGGATAAATTCGCTCCGGACTGGATGGCCCCCACTCTGCCCGCGGTTTTCTATGGACAGCCAATTCTCGGGAGAGGCGATCGTATGAATATGTTTTCCAATCAAATCTTGACGGCCTGTTGCCCCCAGTAATTGAATGGCGGCCGGATTGGCAAAGTAGATTTCATGATTTTTATGCAAAATAATCGCATAGGGCGCTGTATCGGCAAGTGTCCGATAGCGCGCTTCGCTTACGAGTAGCGCGGCTTCCGTTTGCTTTCGCAGCGCCAGTTCTTTCTCAAATTCTTTGGTTTGGCGTTGGTGTTTTTTTCTGATTTGCATATTCCAGGGTAGTTTTATCATTTTGCGCTGACTCGATTGCGTCCGGCTTGTTTGGCTTGATACAGGGCTTGATCGGCTCTGTCGATTAATTGGTCAATCGTCGTATCGGTTTCAAAATTGGATGTAGCAATGCCAACGCTGATGGTCAATTTGACCGGCCCAATCTCGGTTTGGATTGGAGTCTTGTCTACCGCTTTGCGCAACCGCTCTCCGGCGTTTCGGGCGCTTTCGGGTGGGGTTTCTGGCATCAAGATGACAAATTCTTCGCCCCCATAGCGCCCCAGAATATCGGGTAAGCGAATTTTCTTTTGCAGCCGTTGCACCAATTCAATCAATACCTGATCGCCAATGGTGTGTCCATGCCGGTCATTAATGTGCTTAAAGTGATCCAGATCAATCATTAAAACCGTCAGATCATGTTGATAGCGTTTGGATTGCTGAAACAGGCGCTCGGCCTGGCCGAATAAGTGACGGCGATTAAGCGCGCCGGTGAGTGAATCGGTATTCGCCTGTTTGCGTAACTCATCCTCGGCCATTTTGCGATCACTAATATCATAAAACATAATGATATGGCCTTCAATCGCCTCCTGCCCTTTCTGGATATTTGTGGACTGCAATTCGTACCACCGCCCCGGATGGATTTGTAATTCGACGATTGTGCCCGGCGAATCAATAATTTTCTGGATGGATGTTTGGTGATCTGGAAATAAGTTAAAAATATTCTTGCCAAGCGCAAATGAAGACCGTGCGCCTGAGTACGATTCCGCCGCAAGATTCATGTCCAGAATATGCTTGCGTTCATCGGTGATAATTACACCACTTTGAACATGCTTGAAGAATAAATGATACGCCACCGGGACAACGTCCAAAAAATGGTAGAGTTTCATCAAGATGAAAAATATCGCGCCCGTAAGTACGAAGCTGAGCGGTGTCGGGTCATAAGGCGCTATCGGGTTGCTGTTGCTAATATATAGTGCATTCGGCGTCAGAATTAAGATAATCACCAGTGTCAAAGGGATAATTTGCCAGCGATATTTTCTGGGCATCCGCAACATGCCGCGAATCAAAATCAAAACCCCAGTCATGACGATAATATACGCATACGACGTCCAGAGGTAAAACCCAGCCCCATATGTTTTTCGAAAAAGCAGCAGGCCTTCCTGGACGACAAATTCATAATCCAGATAAAACCAATTATGCCAGGGAAAAGTGAGAATCAGTACATAACTCACAATCGGAATAATGCTCAATCCGGCAATTGATTTTTTGTTCACCCACTGGTCAAACTGTGTATAGCTGGCAACAAATAATAGCCAGAACATACTGGTAGTAATAATCCCCAAATACTCTACCCGTATCATCAGAATCTTTATCAACGTATTTCGATGAAAAAAGCCAATCAGGTGGCCGAAAGCCCAAATTCCCGTGCTCAAAGTCAACAGGCTAAAATAGCGAGAGCCGCGTACCGAACGCGTGCCCCAGGCAAAAATACTCAATCCAATCGCCGTGAGTACCGATGCTGTGTATAGAAAAGCGTATGGGGTAAATTGCCAGTTATCCATTTGATGCCATAGTCCCACGCATGATTTTCAGGAGTGGCCGGAGTAGCTTTAGGGAGCATATCCCCCCTGTGTGCATTGCATTGCGCCAATCCCAAAGTACTGGAAACGTTTAGATAATTGTAGCAGAAGTTTGCCCTGCTGGTAAAATTGCATTTATGGAAATATTAATCATTATTGGCGGCGGATTGGCTGGCAGTGAAGCTGCCTGGCAGGCGGCTCAACGCGGTGTGCGCGTAAAATTGTACGAGATGCGCCCCAGGCTCGAAACGGGTGCCCATACCGGGGGCGACCTTGCGGAGTTGGTTTGTTCCAACTCCCTGGGATCAAATCTGGACGACCGCGCTCCGGGCCTGCTGAAAAATGAACTTCGCCGCATGAATTCATTACTCATCGCCTGCGCCGATGAGACCGCAGTTCCCGCGGGCGGCGCGCTGGCCGCAGATCGCGATCAGTTTGCCGCGTTGGTAACACAGCGGTTGGCTCAACATAAAAATATTGAAATCATCCGTGAAGAAGTCAAATGGATCCCTGAACAACCAACTATTATTGCTTCTGGCCCACTGACTTCTGATCGCTTGTCGGCGGCGCTGGCGGCGCTTACCGGGCAGGAACACCTATATTTCTTTGATGCGATTGCCCCTATCGTTGCCCTCGATTCGATCAATATGGATATCGCCTACCGCGCCTCGCGCTATGGACGTGGCGAGCAAGATGAAGGCGATTATATCAACTGCCCCCTCAATGCTGGCGAATACGAAGCGTTTGTTCGCGCGCTGCGCACAGCGGAGCGCATTGAGTTGAAATCATTTGAACAACAGGTAACTGAAGGCGTTCGGGCGGGAATGCACACCTTTTTCGAAGGCTGCCTGCCTGTTGAAGTGTTGAGTCAGCGCGGCGATGAAACGCTGGCCTATGGCCCCTTGCGTCCTGTCGGCCTGGTAGACCCTCGCACCGGAAAACGCCCCCATGCCGTAGTGCAGCTTCGTCAGGAT is a genomic window containing:
- the trmFO gene encoding methylenetetrahydrofolate--tRNA-(uracil(54)-C(5))-methyltransferase (FADH(2)-oxidizing) TrmFO, which translates into the protein MEILIIIGGGLAGSEAAWQAAQRGVRVKLYEMRPRLETGAHTGGDLAELVCSNSLGSNLDDRAPGLLKNELRRMNSLLIACADETAVPAGGALAADRDQFAALVTQRLAQHKNIEIIREEVKWIPEQPTIIASGPLTSDRLSAALAALTGQEHLYFFDAIAPIVALDSINMDIAYRASRYGRGEQDEGDYINCPLNAGEYEAFVRALRTAERIELKSFEQQVTEGVRAGMHTFFEGCLPVEVLSQRGDETLAYGPLRPVGLVDPRTGKRPHAVVQLRQDNLAGSLYNLVGFQTNLTFAEQRRVFRMIPGLENAEIARYGQMHRNTFIFSPALLHPTLQFRQRDDLFFAGQITGVEGYAGNIATGLLAGWNAARLLSGEAPLEMPPETMLGALCHYITHASAADFQPMKANFGILPALPAPGKGRRNKRQRMQLYAARALESLEAFLQAKTFNIMGSI
- a CDS encoding diguanylate cyclase, whose amino-acid sequence is MDNWQFTPYAFLYTASVLTAIGLSIFAWGTRSVRGSRYFSLLTLSTGIWAFGHLIGFFHRNTLIKILMIRVEYLGIITTSMFWLLFVASYTQFDQWVNKKSIAGLSIIPIVSYVLILTFPWHNWFYLDYEFVVQEGLLLFRKTYGAGFYLWTSYAYIIVMTGVLILIRGMLRMPRKYRWQIIPLTLVIILILTPNALYISNSNPIAPYDPTPLSFVLTGAIFFILMKLYHFLDVVPVAYHLFFKHVQSGVIITDERKHILDMNLAAESYSGARSSFALGKNIFNLFPDHQTSIQKIIDSPGTIVELQIHPGRWYELQSTNIQKGQEAIEGHIIMFYDISDRKMAEDELRKQANTDSLTGALNRRHLFGQAERLFQQSKRYQHDLTVLMIDLDHFKHINDRHGHTIGDQVLIELVQRLQKKIRLPDILGRYGGEEFVILMPETPPESARNAGERLRKAVDKTPIQTEIGPVKLTISVGIATSNFETDTTIDQLIDRADQALYQAKQAGRNRVSAK
- a CDS encoding MFS transporter, whose amino-acid sequence is MKTKKSYRWFVVVIFFFFMLLHQTDKLLIGPLKSQISAEFKINNTQFGMIITGALVVGTILYPIWGYLYDRFARAKLLALASFIWGATTWLSAIARTFPVFVATRASTGVDDSSYPGIYTLIADYFGPNMRGKVYGVLQLAQPIGYLIGMVLALMVAPGLGWRNVFYITGGLGLLLAILIFFFVKEMPRGKAEPEFADIEEMTQFRFSWAEAKEVFKKRTMWFVFLQGFAGVFPWNVITYFFFDYLEKERGYDGDAILFTMAPVILVLAAGYFVGGAAGDAAFKRTRKGRILVSSAGVLLGALFLFLAIQTPIDARNTFLVLMLLTAIFMPLSSPNVISTVYDVTVPEVRSTAQAVEYFIENGGAAFAPLLAGIIADATNLQTAILSICITAWLLCFLFYLGALFFIDGDIQTLRDQMQKRAAKDRLQQA
- a CDS encoding GAF domain-containing protein, which encodes MQIRKKHQRQTKEFEKELALRKQTEAALLVSEARYRTLADTAPYAIILHKNHEIYFANPAAIQLLGATGRQDLIGKHIHTIASPENWLSIENRGQSGGHPVRSEFIRLDGNVIPVEITQEVQHLDDEQAVQIMAVDISAHVEKEQSLISQSNYLRQLNNIAIIAAGVSNFNDMLQALAFHLGELFGADGCYLALWDEETQTTQPVAAYQKMRETNPSMKAIKGQQTMTAAVLQAENTLIAEDTRNSSYVDPAIAAQFPPRAAMGLPLIVNEQKLGAAIIGFEIGHIFTDEEITRGEQVAAQIALAIARAKSFAHAQESAKALSQRNSELSILYQASQVIGSALTLDDVLQQIASILSNALSPSGCSISLWYPEQDYIETLLDYSREFPELTEKKGTRYNLKDYPATRQVLETGQPSSLSLNDPMLDPGERIYMQKDEITSMLMLPLITGQRISGLIEVYEETTFREYTQDEIQLAQSLCTHAAAAIENTRLLQDYQNLTNELEQRVTQRTAELELRVTEVEQLNSAMSNLLEDVQTSNRILEITTLQLQEANQELESFSYSVSHDLRAPLRHINAFTQLLLDRDHEDMDKTSLRFLNNIAASSDRMSQLIDDLLKFSRTSRAEMELRAVDFSSLIEKLVEEIEITDEDRVIDWQIASMPIVQADPALMRVVWSNLIANAVKYTGLAENTHIEISKDMDETGEFYHFYIRDNGVGFDPQYADKLFGVFQRLHQRDEFDGTGIGLATVRRVIHRHGGRVWAESELGQGATFYFSLPVETR